The following coding sequences are from one Streptomyces dengpaensis window:
- the aceE gene encoding pyruvate dehydrogenase (acetyl-transferring), homodimeric type, translating to MSDPARPAESPATSELDQLPDRDAEETAEWQASLDAVMKNAGPDRAVYLLRRVHEYATRSGIALPRLLSSDYINTIPASSQPVFPGDIAMESRITALNRWNAAAMVTRGSHLGLGGHIATYASAAWLYEIGFNHFFKGKDVDGSGDQLYLQGHASPGIYARVFLEGRLHEDQLNGFRREADGHGLPSYPHPRRLPWLWEFPTVSMGLGPLAAVYQARFNRYLHDRGIKDTSRSRVWAFLGDGEMDEPESTAALALAAREGLDNLTFVVNCNLQSLDGPVRSNSKIVQELEARFRGAGWHVVKSLWGEAWDPVLQQDTSGALVRRLGEVPDAQLQTYAARDAAYIRKHFFTGDALSGIAAGLGDSQLTDLFENSRGGHEPLKVYAAYRAAVEHRGGPTVVLAQTVKGHTLGPDFESRNANHQMKKLTMAQFRQMRDGLELPIPDSALSGDQVPFWHPGEDSPEVQYLRDRRTALGGPAPVRKVAAKPLDQSPSRPFETLEKGFGKQEVATTTALVRLVKDLMRDKETGQRWVPIIPDEARTFGMESLFPTAGIYSPNGQDYDPVDADQLLYYREAKNGQLIDEGITEAGSMAEFTAAATSYATHGEPMIPFYIFYAMFGFQRTGDQFWALADQLGRGFVVGATAGRTTMTGEGLQHADGHSHLLASTNPAAVSYDPAFAYVIAVIVREGLRRMYGEQPEDVFYYLTVYNEPKQQPPMPPGPSIEEGIRRGIYRFRQAEYNDAGPRIQLLSSGTAIHWALEAQDLLKSQWGVHADVWSVTSWTELRRDALSADRARLRGEERVPYVTRALSGARGPVLAVSDWMRQVPDQISQWVEQDYSSLGTDGFGLSDTREAVRRFFRVDAESIVVAALDQLARAGEVAPEAVLQARDRYGWQG from the coding sequence ATGAGTGATCCGGCCCGGCCCGCAGAGTCCCCTGCGACGAGCGAGCTCGACCAGCTGCCCGACCGTGACGCCGAAGAGACTGCGGAATGGCAGGCGTCACTCGACGCTGTCATGAAGAACGCCGGGCCCGATCGGGCGGTTTACCTGCTGCGTCGTGTGCACGAGTACGCGACCAGATCCGGAATAGCCCTGCCTCGACTTCTTTCCTCGGACTACATCAATACGATCCCGGCGTCATCCCAGCCGGTCTTTCCCGGCGACATCGCCATGGAGTCCCGAATCACCGCTCTGAACAGGTGGAATGCGGCAGCGATGGTGACCCGCGGCTCCCACCTGGGTCTCGGCGGGCATATCGCCACCTACGCTTCGGCGGCATGGCTCTATGAGATCGGGTTCAATCACTTCTTCAAAGGGAAGGACGTGGACGGTTCCGGTGATCAGTTGTACCTGCAGGGGCATGCATCGCCGGGCATCTACGCCCGCGTGTTCCTGGAAGGGCGCCTGCACGAGGACCAGTTGAACGGTTTCCGGCGTGAGGCCGACGGCCACGGACTGCCGTCCTACCCCCACCCGAGACGTCTGCCGTGGCTCTGGGAGTTCCCGACCGTTTCCATGGGACTTGGCCCTCTCGCCGCCGTCTACCAGGCCAGATTCAACCGCTATCTGCACGACCGGGGCATCAAGGACACCTCCAGGTCACGTGTATGGGCCTTCCTCGGGGACGGAGAAATGGACGAGCCCGAGTCGACGGCCGCGCTGGCGCTCGCCGCCCGTGAGGGTCTCGACAACCTCACCTTCGTCGTCAACTGCAACCTGCAGAGCCTGGACGGTCCAGTACGGTCGAATTCCAAGATTGTTCAGGAACTTGAGGCCCGGTTCCGCGGAGCGGGCTGGCACGTGGTGAAGTCTCTTTGGGGCGAGGCCTGGGACCCCGTGCTGCAGCAGGACACCAGCGGCGCCCTCGTCCGCCGCCTCGGTGAGGTGCCCGATGCCCAGTTGCAGACGTACGCCGCGCGGGACGCCGCCTACATACGCAAACACTTCTTCACCGGCGATGCGCTTTCCGGCATCGCCGCGGGGCTGGGCGACTCCCAGCTCACCGATCTGTTCGAAAACTCGCGCGGCGGGCACGAACCTCTCAAGGTCTACGCCGCCTACCGGGCTGCGGTCGAGCACCGGGGTGGGCCGACCGTCGTCCTCGCCCAGACAGTAAAGGGACACACGCTGGGGCCGGATTTCGAGTCGCGCAACGCCAACCATCAGATGAAGAAACTGACCATGGCGCAGTTCCGTCAGATGCGCGACGGGTTGGAGCTTCCCATCCCGGACAGCGCACTGAGCGGGGACCAGGTGCCGTTCTGGCACCCTGGTGAGGATTCGCCGGAGGTGCAGTACCTGCGGGACCGGCGCACCGCTCTGGGAGGCCCCGCCCCGGTACGCAAGGTTGCTGCCAAGCCGCTGGATCAGTCGCCGTCCCGCCCCTTCGAAACCCTGGAGAAGGGCTTCGGCAAACAAGAGGTGGCCACCACCACGGCGCTCGTCCGCCTGGTCAAGGACCTGATGCGCGACAAGGAGACAGGGCAACGCTGGGTGCCGATCATCCCCGACGAAGCCCGAACGTTCGGCATGGAGTCCCTCTTCCCGACGGCCGGAATCTACTCACCGAACGGCCAGGACTATGATCCGGTCGACGCGGATCAACTCCTCTACTACCGGGAAGCCAAGAACGGCCAGCTCATCGACGAAGGCATCACCGAGGCTGGTTCCATGGCCGAGTTCACCGCTGCGGCCACCTCGTACGCCACCCATGGCGAACCCATGATCCCCTTCTACATCTTCTACGCCATGTTCGGGTTCCAGCGAACCGGTGACCAGTTCTGGGCGCTCGCCGACCAGTTGGGGCGCGGGTTCGTCGTCGGGGCAACGGCCGGCCGTACGACGATGACCGGCGAAGGTCTGCAGCACGCCGACGGGCATTCTCACCTGCTGGCATCCACCAATCCGGCAGCGGTGAGCTACGACCCGGCCTTCGCGTACGTGATCGCGGTGATCGTCAGGGAAGGGCTGAGGCGGATGTACGGTGAGCAGCCCGAGGACGTCTTCTACTACCTGACGGTGTACAACGAGCCGAAGCAGCAGCCGCCCATGCCTCCCGGGCCATCGATAGAAGAGGGAATTCGTCGGGGTATATACCGGTTCAGGCAGGCTGAGTACAACGACGCCGGGCCGCGTATCCAGTTGCTGTCTTCAGGCACTGCGATCCACTGGGCGTTGGAGGCGCAAGATCTCCTCAAGTCCCAGTGGGGCGTTCACGCTGACGTCTGGTCAGTGACATCCTGGACGGAACTGCGCCGCGATGCATTGAGCGCCGACCGTGCGCGGCTACGCGGTGAGGAGCGCGTCCCGTACGTGACCCGCGCACTTTCGGGTGCACGAGGGCCGGTCCTGGCTGTGAGCGACTGGATGCGGCAGGTACCCGACCAGATCAGCCAATGGGTCGAGCAGGACTACTCGTCCCTGGGGACGGACGGCTTCGGTCTGTCGGACACCCGGGAAGCGGTGCGCCGCTTTTTCCGCGTGGACGCCGAATCGATCGTGGTGGCGGCCCTGGACCAACTGGCCCGGGCCGGAGAAGTCGCCCCGGAGGCGGTCCTGCAGGCCCGCGACCGCTACGGCTGGCAAGGGTGA
- a CDS encoding SDR family oxidoreductase, with product MRVVVVGATGLIGSRTVARLRDHGVEIAPVSRGEGVDVITGVGLAEALRGADVVVDVTDAPSRAEETSLQFFDTATTNLLGAAVSAGAEHYVILSVVGAERLQSGYFRAKLLQEDRVRRSLIPHSIVRATPFFESVESMARMSTCGDGVHAAPVLMRPVSTDDVAAAVAHVAVGVPLFGTVEVAGPEEYRLDDLTAMLLAAKGGVRDVVTDAHAQFFGAETRERTLLPETPAHVGHRTFAQWLARR from the coding sequence ATGAGAGTCGTCGTCGTAGGTGCCACCGGGCTGATCGGCTCCAGGACGGTTGCCAGGCTCCGGGACCACGGTGTGGAGATTGCGCCTGTATCACGCGGTGAGGGCGTTGATGTCATCACCGGGGTTGGTCTCGCCGAGGCCCTGCGCGGCGCCGACGTGGTGGTGGACGTCACCGATGCGCCCTCACGTGCGGAAGAGACCAGTCTGCAGTTCTTCGACACCGCTACAACCAACCTCCTGGGGGCCGCGGTTTCAGCAGGTGCCGAGCATTACGTGATCCTCTCCGTCGTGGGGGCCGAGCGCCTTCAGTCGGGCTACTTCCGTGCGAAGCTGCTGCAGGAAGACCGCGTACGGCGCTCGCTGATTCCCCACTCGATCGTGCGTGCCACGCCGTTCTTCGAATCCGTCGAGTCCATGGCGCGCATGAGCACGTGTGGAGACGGCGTGCACGCTGCGCCCGTCCTGATGCGTCCTGTGTCGACGGACGATGTCGCCGCTGCGGTTGCTCATGTCGCCGTGGGAGTACCGCTGTTCGGTACTGTCGAGGTCGCCGGGCCAGAGGAGTATCGTCTCGACGATCTCACCGCAATGCTGCTGGCTGCCAAGGGCGGCGTACGAGACGTCGTCACCGATGCGCACGCCCAGTTCTTCGGCGCGGAGACACGGGAGCGAACGCTTCTCCCTGAGACTCCCGCCCACGTGGGTCACAGGACATTCGCCCAGTGGCTCGCCCGGCGGTGA
- a CDS encoding PucR family transcriptional regulator: protein MVAALYVRLPELGERMAQRIRSDVDAYKDESLIPFDSLRQSCTANADLLLNQLGRAGAQDPSPARETGRLRAEQGVPLADTLHAYRIAFELLWTEFLAEARTHPEVSDAQLVSQSAEHWALFGRYAEAVAAAYRETTAELTSRRQARRSALVEALFTGVIADRTLWEAARELGLPDRGPYVVAAAGADAPGEEPLAGTEAALRQAQVHFAWRLLPDQQIGLAALLTATAESTCLRILRRAGARVGISPCFHSLRDTPQALRFARLALAGLQGTGPGVARFDDNPLAMVVAAAPAEAAHLVEVVLQPLLDLPAAERARLLETLEHWYAAAGSATDAARSLFVHPNTVRYRLRRVEELADRSLSDPRAVANIGAALLAVRRAGASSSDVIH, encoded by the coding sequence GTGGTCGCGGCGCTTTATGTGAGGCTGCCGGAACTGGGCGAGCGGATGGCGCAGCGCATCCGCTCGGACGTCGATGCTTACAAGGACGAGTCGCTGATCCCCTTCGACTCGCTGCGCCAGTCGTGCACCGCCAACGCGGACCTGCTCCTGAACCAGCTCGGCCGTGCGGGTGCGCAGGACCCGAGCCCGGCCCGGGAGACCGGCCGTCTCCGCGCCGAGCAGGGTGTGCCGCTGGCGGACACCCTGCACGCGTACCGGATCGCCTTCGAGCTCCTGTGGACGGAGTTCCTCGCCGAGGCACGCACGCATCCCGAGGTCTCCGATGCCCAGCTGGTGTCCCAGTCGGCGGAGCACTGGGCCCTGTTCGGCCGCTACGCGGAGGCGGTGGCAGCGGCCTACCGGGAGACGACCGCCGAGCTGACCTCGCGGCGTCAGGCGCGGCGCTCGGCACTGGTGGAGGCGCTGTTCACCGGCGTCATCGCCGACCGCACGCTGTGGGAGGCCGCCCGCGAGCTGGGTCTGCCCGATCGCGGACCCTACGTGGTCGCCGCGGCGGGCGCCGACGCTCCCGGCGAGGAGCCGCTGGCGGGGACGGAAGCGGCGCTGCGTCAGGCCCAGGTCCACTTCGCCTGGCGGCTGCTGCCCGACCAGCAGATCGGTCTGGCCGCCCTGCTCACGGCGACGGCGGAGAGCACCTGCCTGCGCATCCTGCGCCGCGCGGGCGCCCGCGTAGGCATCAGCCCGTGCTTTCACTCGCTGCGGGACACCCCCCAGGCTCTGCGCTTCGCCCGTCTGGCTCTGGCCGGCCTCCAGGGCACCGGCCCCGGCGTCGCGCGGTTCGACGACAACCCGCTGGCGATGGTCGTTGCCGCGGCCCCGGCCGAGGCGGCGCACCTGGTGGAGGTGGTCCTCCAGCCCCTGCTCGATCTCCCGGCCGCGGAGCGTGCCCGTCTCCTGGAGACCCTGGAACACTGGTACGCCGCCGCCGGCTCCGCCACGGACGCGGCGCGGAGTCTCTTCGTCCACCCCAACACCGTCCGCTACCGGCTGCGCCGCGTCGAGGAGCTGGCGGACCGCTCCCTGTCCGATCCGCGAGCAGTGGCGAACATCGGCGCGGCGCTCCTGGCGGTCCGCCGGGCCGGCGCGTCATCGAGTGACGTCATTCATTAA
- a CDS encoding long-chain-fatty-acid--CoA ligase yields the protein MANLAEFLVETARRQPERAALRLGGQVTSYAELDELSARAAALLRAEGVGPGDRVALMLPNVPEFVVLYYGVLRAGAVVVPMNPLLKTRETEYHLRDSGARLLFEWHQAPGEGGQGAAVAGVRHMAVEPAAFAGLLAGHEPLPEVSEPDGEDVAVLLYTSSTTGRPKGATLTHAGLRHNTEVNAVHVQRMTAEDVVVGCLPLFHIFGQICTMSVTVRAGASLTLIPRFDPQTVLDAIARDRATIFEGVPTMYAALLQHPSEADVSTLRMCVSGGASLPVEILHGFERRFGCVVLEGFGMSETSPVVTFNHPDRPRKAGSIGTPIRDVEVRLIDDKGQDVAPGEIGELAVRGPNVMKGYWNRPEETAAAIPDGWLRSGDIARQDEDGYLYIVDRKKDMIIRGGYNVYPREIEEVLHEHPAVALAAVVGVADAHLGEEIAAAVVLRPGALATPDELQQFVKERVAAYKYPREVWLMDTLPTGPSGKILKREISAPAG from the coding sequence ATGGCCAATCTGGCGGAGTTCCTGGTGGAGACGGCACGGCGGCAGCCGGAACGCGCCGCGCTGCGACTGGGGGGCCAGGTCACCAGCTACGCGGAGCTCGACGAGCTCAGCGCCCGCGCCGCCGCGCTGCTTCGGGCCGAGGGTGTAGGGCCGGGAGACCGGGTCGCTCTGATGCTGCCCAACGTTCCCGAGTTCGTCGTCTTGTACTACGGCGTGTTGCGCGCCGGAGCGGTCGTCGTGCCGATGAACCCGCTGCTGAAGACCCGGGAGACCGAGTACCACCTGCGCGACTCCGGGGCGAGGCTGCTGTTCGAGTGGCATCAGGCGCCGGGCGAGGGCGGGCAGGGCGCGGCCGTCGCCGGGGTGCGGCACATGGCCGTCGAGCCCGCCGCCTTCGCGGGACTGCTGGCCGGTCACGAGCCGCTGCCGGAGGTGAGTGAGCCGGACGGCGAGGACGTGGCCGTGCTGCTGTACACCTCCAGCACCACCGGCCGCCCCAAGGGCGCCACACTCACCCACGCCGGGCTGCGGCACAACACCGAGGTCAACGCGGTCCATGTCCAGCGGATGACGGCGGAGGACGTGGTCGTGGGCTGTCTGCCGCTGTTCCACATCTTCGGCCAGATCTGCACGATGAGCGTGACCGTCCGTGCCGGTGCCTCGCTCACCCTGATCCCCCGCTTCGACCCGCAAACCGTGCTGGACGCCATCGCCCGTGACCGGGCGACGATCTTCGAGGGCGTGCCGACCATGTACGCGGCGCTGCTCCAGCACCCGTCGGAGGCGGACGTGTCCACACTGCGGATGTGCGTCTCCGGCGGAGCCTCGCTGCCGGTGGAGATCCTGCACGGCTTCGAGCGTCGCTTCGGCTGCGTGGTGCTGGAGGGCTTCGGGATGTCCGAGACCAGTCCGGTGGTCACCTTCAATCACCCCGACCGGCCGCGCAAGGCCGGGTCCATCGGCACCCCGATCAGGGACGTGGAAGTGCGGCTCATCGACGACAAGGGCCAGGACGTGGCTCCCGGCGAGATCGGCGAACTGGCCGTCCGCGGGCCGAACGTGATGAAGGGGTACTGGAACCGCCCGGAGGAGACGGCGGCCGCCATTCCGGACGGCTGGCTGCGCAGCGGCGACATCGCGCGCCAGGACGAGGACGGCTACCTGTACATCGTCGACCGCAAGAAGGACATGATCATCCGCGGCGGCTACAACGTCTACCCGCGCGAGATCGAGGAGGTGCTCCACGAGCATCCGGCCGTTGCGCTGGCCGCGGTGGTGGGCGTGGCCGACGCGCATCTGGGCGAGGAGATCGCGGCCGCGGTGGTGCTGCGCCCGGGCGCGCTGGCCACGCCCGACGAGCTCCAGCAGTTCGTCAAGGAGCGCGTGGCGGCGTACAAGTACCCGCGCGAGGTGTGGCTCATGGACACGCTGCCGACCGGCCCCAGCGGCAAGATTCTCAAAAGGGAGATCAGCGCGCCGGCGGGGTGA
- a CDS encoding carboxymuconolactone decarboxylase family protein produces MDSRLNYFGNSLAAKVLKHVNSANKVVSDSTLPAATQELVKIRASQINGCGFCTDMHTKDATHAGETQQRLNLVAAWREATVFTDAERAALEVTEQGTRLADAAGGVTDEAWANAAKHFDEDQLVALISLIAVINTYNRINVINQQPAGDYQPGQFG; encoded by the coding sequence ATGGATTCGCGTCTCAACTATTTCGGCAACTCTCTTGCGGCCAAGGTGCTGAAGCACGTCAACTCGGCCAACAAGGTGGTGTCGGATTCAACGCTGCCGGCCGCGACACAGGAACTGGTGAAGATCCGCGCCAGCCAGATCAACGGCTGCGGCTTCTGCACCGACATGCACACCAAGGACGCCACCCACGCGGGAGAAACCCAGCAGCGCCTCAACCTGGTCGCGGCATGGCGGGAGGCCACGGTCTTCACCGACGCCGAACGCGCCGCGCTGGAGGTGACAGAGCAGGGCACCCGCCTCGCCGACGCAGCCGGTGGCGTCACGGATGAGGCCTGGGCGAACGCCGCCAAGCACTTTGACGAGGACCAGCTCGTCGCGCTCATCTCGCTCATCGCCGTCATCAACACCTACAACCGCATCAACGTCATCAACCAGCAGCCCGCCGGGGACTACCAGCCCGGCCAGTTCGGCTGA